The Vanessa atalanta chromosome 2, ilVanAtal1.2, whole genome shotgun sequence genome has a segment encoding these proteins:
- the LOC125069504 gene encoding venom serine proteinase-like protein 2, whose protein sequence is MKYGVYYLLFVLFLIAQKCNCGHAKKSVEDNRDDDITDEIKEESLEIAGEAEVSNVTSCTRRKNSQMHEISKASENQFPFMVAIMSSRNEYVCAGSLISNGLILTTAQCTESISYVLVNTTSDRKNNNTISLHIIKNEKFPTYTGIHSVKDVAVIYTEKHNNTIASKINVSNYTSTNTLGGIEALGFGLNVDVGHVRELQYVGVEARDVSGDQIKGYIDCIDTKVPTCFRDKGGPLIFNNELIGLITTGQNECTNEIFPTYSINKRLVEALPAFTFKAWLDEKIAKNSEQAEELLEIYPKKPITRKSSIHVMTSGAELKKSTVMSILMLLCLKLD, encoded by the coding sequence atgAAGTACGGAGTATATTATTTgcttttcgttttatttttaattgctcaAAAATGTAACTGTGGACATGCAAAAAAAAGCGTAGAAGACAACAGAGACGACGATATCACAGACGAAATTAAAGAGGAATCTTTAGAAATAGCGGGTGAAGCAGAAGTTAGTAATGTCACAAGTTGCACGAGAAGAAAAAATAGCCAAATGCATGAAATTAGCAAGGCCAGTGAAAATCAATTTCCATTCATGGTAGCAATTATGTCATCTCGCAATGAATACGTGTGTGCTGGTTCCTTAATCTCTAATGGATTAATACTTACCACCGCTCAATGCACTGAATCTATAAGTTACGTGCTAGTTAATACTACGAGTgatcgaaaaaataataatacaatatcgttgcatataattaaaaacgaaaaatttcCTACTTATACTGGAATCCACTCAGTAAAAGATGTTGCTGTCATTTATACcgaaaaacataacaatacaattgCATCAAAAATTAACGTCAGCAATTACACTAGCACAAATACTTTAGGTGGTATAGAAGCCCTTGGATTTGGCTTAAACGTTGATGTTGGGCATGTAAGAGAACTTCAGTATGTCGGTGTAGAGGCAAGAGATGTAAGTGGTGACCAAATTAAAGGTTACATCGATTGCATTGACACGAAAGTACCTACCTGTTTTAGAGATAAAGGAGGGCCCTTGATCTTTAACAATGAACTCATAGGCTTAATAACTACAGGCCAAAATGAATGTACAAATGAAATTTTTCCAACTTATTCTATAAACAAACGATTAGTAGAGGCACTCCCAGCATTCACGTTTAAAGCTTGGCTTGATGAAAAAATTGCTAAAAATTCTGAACAAGCAGAAGAACTTTTGGAGATATATCCAAAGAAACCTATAACGCGAAAGTCATCGATCCATGTAATGACTAGCGGAGCAGAATTAAAGAAAAGTACCGTCATGTctattttgatgttattatgtttaaaattagattaa
- the LOC125071724 gene encoding ATP-binding cassette sub-family F member 1: MSKKKGNKKNLDFGDDLDENKLSNDTSGITSKSKGKGKKKGKVNIDASDSDDGPPVINKTQISDEEEELKPVKKSQKKAKKKGAEPSDDEEDENKSIVSNATSTASKSASKQNKKKKGKGKKGDDWSDENSDVELKEASDEEVAKPVTKKKGKNKKKSIAAESSDDEDQDDSKSVVSNVSSNAQPVKAKSKKGKGKKEDWPDEESDKELKMESDDEDILKPVVKSKGKHRKKNNIDDIEKELKKFEIKEDEQEEKQDEKTLEVIEDKSEVVEKKMSHKEKKKLKKQQEYEKQVEMLTKKGGQGHSELDANFTVSQAQKSAGQMAALENAVDIKVENFSISAKGKDLFVNATLLVANGRRYGLVGPNGHGKTTLLRHLAQRAFPLPPHIDILLCEQEVTASDLSAVDTLLESDVKRTELLNECKELEAEIEKGDLKKQERLNEVYAELKAIGADSAEPRARRILAGLGFSREMQDRPTKNFSGGWRMRVSLARALYIEPTLLLLDEPTNHLDLNAVIWLDNYLQGWKKTLLVVSHDQSFLDNVCNEIIHLDQQKLLYYKGNYSMFKKMYAQKRKEMIKEYEKQEKRLKDMKAHGQSKKAAEKKQKEALTRKQEKNRSKSQREEADEGAAPVTLLQRPKEYLVKFSFPDPPPLQPPILGLLNVDFNFPGQKPLFKQVDFGIDLNSRIAIVGPNGVGKSTFLKLLVGELSPICGELIRNHRLRIGRFDQHSGEHLTAEESPVEYLQRLFGLQYEKARKALGTFGLASHAHTIKMKDLSGGQKARVALAELTLMAPDVVILDEPTNNLDIESIDALAEAINQYKGGVVIVSHDERLIRETDCALYVIEDQTINEVDGDFDDYRKELLESLGETINSPSIIANAAVQQ; this comes from the exons atgtctaaaaaGAAGGGGAATAAAAAGAATCTGGATTTTGGAGACGATTTGGACGAGAATAAGCTTTCAAATGATACCTCTGGAATAACCTCAAAAAGTAAAGGAAAAGGAAAAAAGAAAGGTAAAGTGAATATTGATGCGAGCGACAGTGATGATGGACCaccagttataaataaaactcaaatatcTGACGAGGAAGAAGAGTTGAAACCTGTTAAAAAGTCGCAAAAGAAAG CTAAGAAGAAAGGTGCTGAACCATCAGATGATGAAGAGGATGAAAATAAGTCAATTGTTAGTAATGCGACTAGTACAGCGTCAAAGTCAGCTTcgaaacagaataaaaaaaagaaag gaaaaggTAAGAAAGGTGATGACTGGTCAGATGAAAACAGTGATGTTGAACTCAAAGAAGCTTCAGATGAAGAAGTTGCTAAGCCAGTCACCAAAAAGAAAG gtaaaaataagaaaaaatctaTAGCAGCTGAATCATCTGATGATGAGGACCAAGATGACTCAAAATCAGTGGTCAGCAATGTGTCCAGTAATGCACAGCCAGTCAAGGCGAAGAGCAAAAAAG GTAAAGGCAAGAAAGAAGATTGGCCTGACGAAGAAAGTGATAAggaattaaaaatggaatctgatgatgaagatatattaaaacctGTTGTCAAAAGTAAAg GTAAACatagaaagaaaaacaatattgaTGACATTGAAAAAGAATTaaagaaatttgaaataaaagaagACGAACAGGAGGAAAAACAAGATGAAAAG aCATTGGAAGTTATTGAAGATAAATCAGAGGTAGTAGAAAAGAAAATGAGTCACAAAGAGAAGAAAAAACTAAAGAAGCAACAGGAATATGAGAAGCAGGTGGAGATGCTCACTAAAAAGGGTGGGCAGGGTCACAGTGAACTGGATGCAAATTTCACAGTTAGTCAAGCCCAAAAATCTGCAG gtCAGATGGCAGCTCTAGAGAATGCAGTCGATATTAAAGTTGAAAATTTCTCAATAAGCGCTAAAGGAAAAGATCTGTTCGTAAATGCAACGTTGCTCGTAGCTAATGGTCGTAGATACGGTCTCGTGGGACCGAACGGTCACGGCAAGACGACGCTCTTGAGACATTTGGCCCAACGTGCCTTTCCTCTACCACCTCATATAGATATTTTGCTCTGCGAGCAAGAGGTTACAGCTAGCGATTTGAGTGCTGTTGATACATTATTGGAGTCTGATGTTAAAAGAACTG AGCTTCTCAATGAATGTAAAGAGCTGGAGGCTGAAATTGAGAAAGGAGATCTTAAAAAGCAGGAGAGGTTAAATGAG GTGTACGCGGAGCTGAAGGCGATCGGCGCGGACTCGGCCgagccgcgcgcgcgccgcatCCTGGCGGGGTTGGGCTTCAGTCGCGAGATGCAGGACCGGCCCACCAAGAACTTCTCCGGGGGTTGGCGCATGAGGGTCTCCTTGGCCAG AGCACTGTACATAGAACCTACTCTATTGCTACTCGATGAACCTACGAACCATTTGGATCTAAACGCCGTAATTTGGTTAGACAA CTACTTACAAGGATGGAAGAAAACATTGTTAGTCGTATCTCACGACCAATCGTTCTTGGACAATGTCtgtaatgaaataatacatttagATCAGCAGAAGCTGTTGTATTACAAGGGTAATTATTCGATGTTCAAAAAAATGTACGCACAAAAACGTAAGGAAATGATCAAGGAGTATGAGAAACAGGAGAAGCGATTGAAGGACATGAAGGCGCATGGACAGTCTAAAAAAGCAGCT GAGAAGAAACAGAAAGAGGCGCTCACTCGCAAGCAGGAGAAGAACCGCAGCAAGTCGCAGCGGGAGGAGGCGGACGAGGGCGCGGCGCCCGTCACGTTGCTGCAGCGGCCCAAGGAGTACTTGGTCAAGTTCTCCTTCCCAGACCCTCCACCGCTGCAGCCCCCCATACTGGGATTACTCA ATGTGGATTTCAACTTCCCTGGACAGAAGCCTTTATTCAAACAAGTGGACTTCGGTATCGATCTTAATTCTCGAATAGCAATTGTGGGACCCAACGGTGTTGGAAAATCCACGTTCCTGAAACTTTTAGTCGGAGAATTGAGCCCAATATGCGGCGAATTAATTAGAAATCATAGATTG agGATAGGTCGCTTCGACCAGCACTCTGGTGAACATCTGACTGCGGAAGAATCTCCCGTTGAGTACTTGCAGCGGCTTTTCGGTCTCCAGTACGAGAAGGCTAGAAAAGCTCTCGGCACTTTCGGTCTCGCGAGCCACGCCCATACGATCAAAATGAAGGATCTCAGCGGAGGGCAGAAGGCGAGAGTTGCGTTAGCCGAGCTCACCCTAATGGCGCCTGATGTTGTTATATTG GACGAGCCGACGAACAACCTTGACATAGAGAGTATAGACGCGCTGGCGGAGGCCATCAACCAGTACAAGGGAGGCGTCGTCATCGTGTCGCACGACGAGCGACTCATCCGGGAGACGGACTGCGCGCTCTACGTCATCGAAGACCAGACCATTAACGAG GTCGACGGAGACTTTGACGACTACCGTAAGGAGCTGCTGGAGAGCCTCGGAGAGACCATCAACTCGCCGTCCATCATCGCTAATGCGGCTGTACAgcaatag